Within Lolium rigidum isolate FL_2022 chromosome 5, APGP_CSIRO_Lrig_0.1, whole genome shotgun sequence, the genomic segment TCTCTGATTGTGCCAATCAATGGGCTACAAAGTCTATCAACTCCTTTCACATGTGAAGAAATAGCTGAAGTGGTCAAATCCATGTCTATTGATAAATCCCCAggcctgatggttttaatggaCAATTCCTCAAGACTTGCTGGCAAATTATTAAGGAGGATATTTATAAATTATGTTGTGATTTCTATGAGGGGAATTTAAATCTCGAAAGTATCAATATGGGATATGTCACACTCATTCCTAAAGTGCCATCTCCTACTCGAGTCAATGATTTTTGGCCAATAACACTTCTCAACTTTGTTCTGAAAATCCTGACTAAACTACTGGCAAATAGGCTGCAACCAGTGGTTCTTAAAATTGTGCACAAAAATAAATATGGTTTTCTTAAATAAAGAAACATTCAAGATTGTATTGCCCAGGCTTTTGAATTTCTACATCAGTGTGAAACATCTAAGAAGGAAATCATATTACTGAAGCTAGATTTTGCTAAAGTCTTTGACACAATTGATCATTCTGCTACTAAAATTATGGCACAAATGAGATTTGATGATAAATGGTTGCTTTGGATTGAAATGATTTTTAACACTGGCAAATCTTCTGTGTTGATGAATGGAGCACCAGGGAGATGATTCTTTTGCAAGAGAGGTGTTAGACATGGTGATCCATTATCACCATTCATTTTTGTTCTGGCTGTTGATCTGCTCCAATCAGCAATTAATAAAGCATATAGGGATGGTGATTTGTGTTCTACCTTTTCATATGACTTCAACATGGACTTCCCCATTGTCCAGTATGTAGATGATACCCTGATTATTATTCCTGCATGCCCAATACAGATAAGAGTGATGAAAGAGATTCTGGAGAAATATGTTGAATCAACTGGTTTACACATAATTTTTCACAAATCCTCCTTGATACCTATTAACATTGGGTAGCAACAAAATTATGAGATTTCTACTCTGCTGGGCTGCTCACTTGCCTCAATGCCATTTACTTATCTAGGATTGCTCCTAGGTACAACTAAGCCAACTGTCCAAGATCTCATGCCATTAGTGGATCGAATTGAGAGGAAAGTTTCTGCTTCTTTCATGCTTATGTCTTACGGTCGGAAGGTTACCTTAATTAATTCATTGCTCACATCCATTCTAACCTTTTCTATGTGCTCACTCCAACAGCACCCAAAAATACTAGAACATGTAGAAAAACTCAGAAGACATTGCCTATGGATGAGAAAAAGTCAAGATGGAGAAGAGAAGCATAGCTCTTTAGCCTCCTGGGATATGGTTTGTAGACCAAAGTAAAATGGAGGGTTTGGAATTCTTAACCTCAAACTCCAAATTCAAGGTTTATTGTTGAAATACTTGCACAAATTCTACAACAAAGTAGATACTCTGTGGGTGTCACTGATATGGAAGTCATACTATGATGGGAAGGTTCCACATGTTGTTGGCAGCTGTGGCTCATTTTGGCGGAAGGATATTTGAAAACTCATGCCTATCTTCAGAGGGATTACTTCTTGCACAAGTGGGGATGGATCTTCTATTCTGTTTTGGAAAGATTTATGGTTTGGTGGCATTGCCTCAGACAAATACGCTAGAGCCTATTCTTTTGTGATTAATGATAACTCTTTCATCCAAGATTTCCTTACATATGATAGCCTGGCTAATCTTTTACACCTTCCTCTATCACCTGAAGCAAGGGAAGAAATAAGAGAGCTCCAAACTGCAACAACTCACATTGAACTTACACATGCAAGTGACTCATGGACATACTCTTGGGGAACCACTAAATATACTTCTAGCCAGTTCTACAAGTTTCGTTTCAGGAACATTGTTGCTCACATCACTTATTCCTGGTTATGGAAGAGTAAATGCACACCAAAGATGAAATTCTTCTGTTTGCTCATTTTATTAGATCGCCTAAATACAAGGAATATGCTTAGGAGAAGACACTTTAATATAAACTTTGGATATCCATGTCCCATGTGTGATAACCCTCCAGAGGAAACCTTAGAGCACTTGATCTTCTCTTGTCCCTTTAGTGAAGAATGTTGGCAACAAATTGGCATGATATGGCAGAACAATTGGAACAGACAGCAATTAATCCAAAGGGGCAAGGAGCAGTGGAATAAACCAATGTTCAGGGAAATCTTTATAGTGGCGGCCTGGAATATTTGGAAGGAACGGACTAACTTAGTATTCAATGGTGTCACTCCAAATCTGAATGCTTGGAAGCAGAAAGTTAAAACAGATATGCTCCTCCCAGTTCATAGACTAAAGAGAGTTTACATCCTTTCATTTTCTAGTTTGCAGGAGAGCTGTAATTTCTTGGTCTCTGTGTTTGGcactctgccttttttcacccCTGTAAATATGTAACCTCGTTCCCGCCATTTAATTTATAAAAAGAGATAGTAGGagcctttcttctaaaaaagaatTCTGGTTTCGCGTTGATATGATTACATGTCTATAGTCGTTGTGTTTGCTCATTCATATGTGTTTTTCTATAAATATATCAACTAATAGACATACATGtatttttcatatattatttgattaCCTGACTATACACGAGTTATCTTAGTTGATTAAACCTTGATGGCTgtaaaaataatttttatatCCTAAAACCTGATCTTGAATTAGTTTTGTCCTAAAATAAGGTAGGTATATTCTTTACCAGTATTAATTGTTACTATCGACTGGTTCACTCTTTTCTGAATTTCTCATGTGAGataaaatattttattattaGTTACGATTTCTTTCACAATAATTGCTTGGTTATTATCTCTAACAAGTGTTATTAAAATTCACATGTTGTTGAAATTCATTTGAGGACGATTCTTGCTATACACGCGACAAATGTTGTACGATTCTTGTCTAACACAACACATCAGACCGTCTATTTGATTTGCCGTCCTATTAGAGATAGAAAGATGGTTTATGTAGATGAGAGATTACAGAAAATGCAAAGCAAAATCTGCAACCGATTACACTACCACTAGATGAACATCTCCTGGATCACATCCAACATCATGGGTTGGCTAGCCTACAAGGCTACAAGTTCATCACTCCTTGTGTGTGGCACCGCCAACTTGGGTGTTTCCCGATTGTTCCGGGCGGTGCAGCAGCTCAGGCACCAAGGTTCATGTCTGCCGGTTGTCGATAACGAGAGTAGCTTCATGCTGGAAAGGTTGCAAAACCTATGACTATATAACTGCTAAGTGTATTGTTGCATTATGTGAAGAAAGAGTATACTTCCCTCGATCTATAAAATAATCACTTTGAAGCTTGGGCCTTGGGGAGGTTGCCTAGAACTTATGGTCAACTAACATTATTTCGTAACACATTAATTTGTTGTATAGGCACTTAGTTTGGGCATATTGCATTAAAGTGCATGTACACGTGCTTTATTATTACTCCATCGGTTTTAAAGTACCGtcttaactttttctagatacataCAATATATACTAAAATAATCTACATACATCCGTACATAGACAAAACTAAGATTTTTTTTTATTGTTGAACTTAGACACTCATTTTAGTACAGAGGAGTACTTCTATTACAAATGACACACACTTTGTTGCATGTTTTAGGAAAAAAAATATAGACATAAAGTCTAGCCAAAGAAGCGCAAGTCAGTATCTATGCACGTGGACCCCAAATGATTCAACACATGACCTTCCGTGCCCAAAGAAGCCCACGATGCAGCCATCTTTCTCTGCTGGGGCATGGAAGGGAGTTCCTCCTCCTTGTCCGAAAGGTCCAAATGCACGGCAATGATTCGTGGCAAATGTAAGCGAGGTTATGACGTTCGGTAATTCACAAAATGGACCAACTGTGCCATGAACTCCTTGCAGCACCTCCAGAGGATCGAACTTAATCTGCAACGAATGAAAAATGACGTTGAAGGACCAAATTTTGTTGCGAGAATAATTGAGTAACATCGATTAGGCACATGAAACATCTAAAAAAAATCACGATTTTTGCATGCTCACCGTATAAATGTTTCCACGAGGACTACCCCATGGACCCACAGTGTGCATATGTCCGTTGAAGTCCATGTACGAAAAAGAAAGTGAGTTGACGACGGAGCTGCAACTGATTGTCACAGTTTCAAGACGGTGTGGTGCCTTGTCGGTGGAGATGTCCTGTAAGTTCCCTCCAACGCCACCCCACGGCCCAATCTTGGTATATCCAGGCTCGTGAGATGAGATCAGCTATGGCAAAATGTTAAATAAttgaaaaaagaagaagatgaaagtTCACGTATATATATTATATGAAATTACTATTGCTACAATTTCTCATTCTTAGGGTAAACCTGTATTGTTTTATTGTCTAAAGTAGCTTCACTGATGGAAACTGTATTCTCCTCGTTCCAAAATGTTTGCTGTTTGTTTTGCCCAACTAATAGGAAATTCTTTTTTAACAAAAAATGACACCAGCATATATactaatagaaaaaaaaaattaacggGACCTTGTCAGATGGTGGGGGGGCCCCACATTGCATTGCATTATAAGAAGAGAGAAACTGATTCAATTAATAAGAAAAACCGAACCTAAAGATCATACAAGTACGATTAATTAAGGAAACCCGGCAAAATCCGCACATTGTAGTGTGTAGAAAATACATTTTTATGGTGGATATATTTAAACTAATCTGGTGTCGGATCGTTGTCAGTAGACATGGTTGAATTTGAAAAAGGCACGACTTAAAAGAAAAGGCTAGAACGCCAACCATTTACAAACACACCATATATGCATGGTAATGAAGTACCTGTTCTCGCATTGCTTCTTGATCTGGGATCGCGTAGAAACCAATTGCATGAAGATACGACCCCGCACAGCCGAAGAAGCCAACAATGCTGCCCTTGTCCCACATTTCAATCTGGAAAGGAGTTCCTCCGGCTTCTCCAAAAGGTCCAAATTTTCTATGTCCATCAGTGACGAAAGTAAGCGATGTCACAACATCGCCTGATCCATGAGCAAACGGACCGGTTCTTCCATAGACCCCTGTCAGATATTCTGAATCGCTAAGCTTGATCTGGAATAAGGACTAAAACAAGTCAGATTCAGGCAAGCAAATTTAGGTGGATCATTTCATCTCATTGATGACTTTGTCAATCTCAATATGACAAGATCCATCTGCTCAGTCTCCCGAGTGTGCGTGCTTGTATGAGCGTACGTGTATATATATTGCATTTCTCAATAGGAAGAACTAGCTAATTCTCACCGTCTCAGTTCGTGCGCTCAAATCAGATCGCCCCCATGGACCTGCAGTGTGCTGCCGCCCATCATTGTCACGGTATGTAAACATGAGTGAATCGATTATAGTGCCACTGCAAATCGTCACACTTTCGAGATGGTGAGGTGCCATGGCAATGTCATGCACCTGCCCTCCATTTCCACCCCATGGCCCAATCTTGGCAAGCCTAGACTGCTGAATGTAATAGACCAGGAAGCAAAAATTAGAGATAAGCAAGAAATTTCCTATATATTTATATTAATCCATTGCACATACACATGTTTCTTGTTTAGGGTTCACGTAGACGCCAAATGCGTCTAAGTACCACCCTGCACGCCCAAAGAACCCAACTATGCTGCCATTATCCTGCACTGGGATCCTGAATAGAGCTCCTTCTACTTCTCCGAAAGGACCATATCTCTCCATATTGGTGGTGATAGTAAGAGATTTTACAACACCGGCTGGTGCCGGGCCAAATGGGTTGATTGTTCCATACACTTCTGTTATAAACTCTGAAGGGCGGAAGTTAATCTGGAAGGGAAGTAGAACATTTTTTAGGCGAGCCTTTGGAGAACAAGCTAGCTGTGTAGACTAAAACTCCACAGTCGAAAATTCTGAGAAGAGAGAAATGATCCATACTCACCACATCACGAATTTTTCCATGACCTTCAGGGCCATGGCCGCCCCATGGACCAACAGTGTGCTCTCTCCCGTCATGGTCATTGTATGAAAACTCAAGTGAGTAGATAACCTCGCCACTGCCTAGTCTCAAGCTTTTCAGACGGCTCGGTGCTACCTCAATGTCACGATGACCCCCTCCAACTCCTCCCCACATCCCAATCTTGGCAAGCCTAGCCTAATTGTGGATACAACAATCAAGGAATAAGATGGAGGTAAAAATTAGAACAATAATATGCGATGCAACATATGTATTTCCAATTCATCATGCTAGAAATTCCAGCATAATAGTTTCATTTAGAGGAATAAAATGAAGCAACATGCTAGAAATTCTAGCATAGAAGCCTCCATCTGGAGTGAGATCTAGCATTAGGCTGGGAAATCAGAAGGATGGGGATTTGACACAGACAGATAAAGCTATGATGAGGGCACAGATGCGTGATGATCCACCTGTTTCAGGTAAACTGCCAATTCCGAAGTTTTCCATTGTTAATATTCCTGAATCGGATTTTATCCATAGAGCAGAGTCTTTAGGAGTTTCACTTGGGTTAAATGATATGGAGGTGGCAAAATCTATTAAGGGGATCAAGAGTTTAGAGGAGAAACGAATCTTAACAATGTTACAAAAGAATGTAGATGAGAAATTGAATGAGGATGAGGGGCCATCAACTCTTCTTATGACTAAGGTATCTACTCTATGTGAAGATTTAATAGAGGATGAGAGTACTCCACTTGATTTAGATGATCAATTGGAACTCTTAAAACCGGTTATCAAGGGGAGAAAAATTAGACAAAAGAAAACTTATgatactaataatattcgcaaaagtactaggaaaagaattaaaaaacaattCTCATAATGCAGAGTCTAAAAGGTATGAATTGGAATCCAGGGGGTTTTGGGGATACGGCAAAACATTTGTTTGTCAGAGAGGCTATTAGGGAACACAAGTTAGATTTCCTTGCCTTGTTGGAGACTGGGAGATCAAACTTCTCTATACCTTTTCTGAATCAATTGGCTGCTGGATACAATTATTCTTGGTTCTGTTTACCTCCTCATGGCAGGTCTGGAGGTATTCTAGTTGGTATAAATTCAGATACCCTACAAGTGATAAAGGTTACTACTGGGGATTTTTGtgtcaaattacatataaaatgcaagagggatggttttgaatggattttCGTGCCAGTTTATGGGGCTGCCCAGGACTTGCACAAGGGCGAATTTTTAGCAGAATTAGTGCGAACATGCGAGTCTGAAAcactacctatgttggtaggtggtgatttcaatattatccgaaaaagggaagaaaagaataataataattttaatgctagatggccttttgtttttaatgcaatCATTGAACATTTAAATCTAAGAGAAATTGCTCTTTCTGGGAGACAATATACGTGGGCCAGTCGTCGAGACGAACCTACCTATGAGAAGTTAGATAGAGTTCTAGCATCAATCtcttgggaacaaaaatttccgtTAGTGACGGTTCGTGCATTAACAAGGGCGGAATCTGACCATACACCGATTCTCATAGACTCAGGGGTTAAAGCTCACCTGGGTAATATCTCAAAATTCTCTTTTGAGTTACATTGGTTGAAACAGGAAGGTTTTTTTGAGATGATAAAGAGGGAGTGGAATTCGGTAACTTCTGGTTTTAAtcctattgatatttggttgaatAAACTGAGGCATATAAGAAAGTTTCTTAAAGGTTGGGCAAAAAATCAAAGCGGGAATTACAAAAGGGAGAAAGAAAGATTATTAAATATTATTGATCATCTTGATATTATAGCAGAAACTACCCCGTTGAGTTCGCAAGAACGAGAGGAACTTAAAAAAGCAAATGAGGGTTTGCGTAAGTTAAGGCGTGAGGAGGAATCTAAGTGGGCTCAACGTGCAAAAGTTAAGCATATCCAGGAAGGGGGAAATAATACGAAGTATttccatttgattgcaaatggCAAACATCGTAAAAAGAAAATTTTCCAGCTTGAGCAACAAGAAGGAACAATTGTTGGAGAAGACAACCTTAAAATATATATaactgatttttacaaaaaattatTCGGACCTCCTGATTCGTCCAACATCTCTTTAATAGAGGGGGTGGTTCATGATATTCCGCAGATCTCAGCTATTGAAAATGACTTTCTAACAAATCCTTTTACTGAAGAGGAAGTGTTAGAAGCGATATCacagatggaacataataaagcaccgggtcctgatggtttcCCGGCGGAATTCTATCAAATTTTTTGGGAGGTAATAAAGTTGGACCTAATGGCTCTTTTTAATGAGTTGAGCACTGGAGAATTGTCTCTTTACAAACTCAATTTTGGGGTCATCACTTTACTACCCAAAAAAGAGGATGCGGTGCAAATTCAACAATACAGACCGATTTGTTTGTTAAATGTATGTTTCAAAATATTTACCAAAGTCGGAACAAATAGAataacggggattgccccaaAGGTTATTAAACCAACACAAACGGCTTTTATGCCGGGAAGAAATATTTTAGAAGGTGTTGTCATTCTCCATGAGACAATTCATGAACTTCATACAAAAAAACTTGATGGGGTATTATTTAagattgactttgagaaggcatatgataaagttaagtggtcatTCCTACAACAAACTCcgagaatgaaaggttttgctaCACAATGGTGTAGTTTAATTCAGAAATTTGTACAGGGTGGGAGTGTTGGagtaaaggtaaatgatgacattggtcactattttcaaacaaagaaaggtttgcggcaaggggaccctttgtccccgatgttattcaacattgttgtagatatgcttgccatcttaattgaaagGGCAAAAATTGATGGTCAAGTTGGAGGGctcattcctcatcttgttgaggggggTATCTCTATTCTacagtatgccgatgatacaatccttttttggaacatgacctccTAAAAGCTGTAAACATGAAGCTAATTTTATGTATATTTGAAGAACTATCGGGACTCAAAATTAATTTCCACAAAAGTGAAttattttgttttggaaaggcaaaagACGAAGAGGATCAATataa encodes:
- the LOC124658182 gene encoding mannose/glucose-specific lectin-like isoform X1, which produces MIPSDLPFLFLQDITNGFSLSRQLGRGSYGEVFKGVDKNGKEIAVKKIYSIPADDVQFKNELSSLMKVRHQNIVRLVGYCYNVRHTHEKFCQEIVLAENVDRVLCLEYLPEGSLDTFLSEESCGHDWPTRYKIIKGICEGLNYLHRESIVHLDLKPGNVLLDKRMNPKIADFGLSIMLSASTHITEQKIGTVLYMAPEYRWGGEISSKCDVFSLGVMIVQIIAGKEGYSKLGEMSIDSHFIELVHKNWRNRIEAAPIYASREEDCRQVKRCIELALDCVKADKDKRPTVREIINELKQVETKGSTSHWDQARLAKIGMWGGVGGGHRDIEVAPSRLKSLRLGSGEVIYSLEFSYNDHDGREHTVGPWGGHGPEGHGKIRDVINFRPSEFITEVYGTINPFGPAPAGVVKSLTITTNMERYGPFGEVEGALFRIPVQDNGSIVGFFGRAGWYLDAFGVYVNPKQETCQSRLAKIGPWGGNGGQVHDIAMAPHHLESVTICSGTIIDSLMFTYRDNDGRQHTAGPWGRSDLSARTETIKLSDSEYLTGVYGRTGPFAHGSGDVVTSLTFVTDGHRKFGPFGEAGGTPFQIEMWDKGSIVGFFGCAGSYLHAIGFYAIPDQEAMREQLISSHEPGYTKIGPWGGVGGNLQDISTDKAPHRLETVTISCSSVVNSLSFSYMDFNGHMHTVGPWGSPRGNIYTIKFDPLEVLQGVHGTVGPFCELPNVITSLTFATNHCRAFGPFGQGGGTPFHAPAEKDGCIVGFFGHGRSCVESFGVHVHRY
- the LOC124658182 gene encoding mannose/glucose-specific lectin-like isoform X2, producing MIPSDLPFLFLQDITNGFSLSRQLGRGSYGEVFKGVDKNGKEIAVKKIYSIPADDVQFKNELSSLMKVRHQNIVRLVGYCYNVRHTHEKFCQEIVLAENVDRVLCLEYLPEGSLDTFLSEESCGHDWPTRYKIIKGICEGLNYLHRESIVHLDLKPGNVLLDKRMNPKIADFGLSIMLSASTHITEQKIGTVLYMAPEYRWGGEISSKCDVFSLGVMIVQIIAGKEGYSKLGEMSIDSHFIELVHKNWRNRIEAAPIYASREEDCRQVKRCIELALDCVKADKDKRPTVREIINELKQVETKGSTSHWDQARLAKIGMWGGVGGGHRDIEVAPSRLKSLRLGSGEVIYSLEFSYNDHDGREHTVGPWGGHGPEGHGKIRDVINFRPSEFITEVYGTINPFGPAPAGVVKSLTITTNMERYGPFGEVEGALFRIPVQDNGSIVGFFGRAGWYLDAFGVYVNPKQETCSRLAKIGPWGGNGGQVHDIAMAPHHLESVTICSGTIIDSLMFTYRDNDGRQHTAGPWGRSDLSARTETIKLSDSEYLTGVYGRTGPFAHGSGDVVTSLTFVTDGHRKFGPFGEAGGTPFQIEMWDKGSIVGFFGCAGSYLHAIGFYAIPDQEAMREQLISSHEPGYTKIGPWGGVGGNLQDISTDKAPHRLETVTISCSSVVNSLSFSYMDFNGHMHTVGPWGSPRGNIYTIKFDPLEVLQGVHGTVGPFCELPNVITSLTFATNHCRAFGPFGQGGGTPFHAPAEKDGCIVGFFGHGRSCVESFGVHVHRY